The Marinilongibacter aquaticus genome has a window encoding:
- a CDS encoding ABC transporter ATP-binding protein — protein sequence MKFLTKVEGLKYAYDSKNQFAYPDFEISGGETKLILGKSGVGKSTLLHLLGLMLKPLSGSIEIGDTRTNTLKDKELNHFRAQNIGFVFQQHHFIQSVSVFDNLILANYFSGQKLMRERARALATELGIELLLQKPIYALSGGEKQRVGIARALMNKPKLVLADEPTANLDDENCEKVYNLLAENCKKVDAALVIVTHDNRLKHLVSDQILLNHVY from the coding sequence ATGAAGTTTCTAACGAAAGTCGAAGGGCTCAAGTATGCCTACGACAGCAAAAACCAATTCGCTTATCCTGATTTCGAAATTTCGGGCGGCGAAACCAAGCTTATCCTCGGCAAAAGCGGTGTGGGAAAAAGCACGCTCCTGCACCTTTTGGGCCTAATGTTGAAACCGCTTTCCGGCTCTATTGAAATCGGAGATACGCGAACCAACACACTGAAAGACAAAGAATTAAATCATTTTCGAGCACAAAATATAGGTTTTGTCTTTCAACAACATCATTTCATTCAATCGGTATCTGTTTTCGACAATTTAATCTTGGCCAATTATTTCTCTGGACAAAAACTCATGCGGGAAAGAGCCCGAGCACTCGCCACGGAATTGGGCATCGAATTGCTTCTACAGAAACCCATATACGCACTCAGCGGTGGCGAAAAACAACGCGTGGGCATAGCCCGGGCTTTGATGAACAAACCGAAATTGGTTCTGGCCGACGAACCCACGGCCAATCTCGACGATGAAAACTGCGAAAAGGTCTACAATTTATTGGCCGAGAATTGCAAAAAAGTAGACGCCGCCCTGGTCATTGTCACACACGACAATCGACTGAAACATCTTGTATCCGATCAAATC
- a CDS encoding peroxiredoxin — protein MTLRLGDIAPDFTAETTEGRINFHEWLGDSWGMLFSHPADFTPVCTTELGKTALLKGEFDKRGVKAIAVSVDGLESHLNWIPDIEEVNNVKMNFPIIADDEKKVAELYDMIHPNASEKATVRSVFIIGPDKKIKLTLTYPASTGRNFTELLRVIDSLQLTANHAVATPADWQDGDDTIVVPSISTEDAKVKFSKGVKEVKPYLRYTPQPNK, from the coding sequence ATGACTTTGAGATTGGGCGATATCGCCCCCGACTTTACAGCAGAAACCACTGAAGGAAGAATCAATTTTCACGAATGGCTTGGTGATTCTTGGGGAATGCTTTTCTCGCATCCCGCAGACTTTACGCCCGTATGTACTACAGAATTGGGCAAAACCGCTCTTTTGAAAGGCGAATTTGACAAGCGTGGCGTGAAAGCCATCGCAGTATCCGTTGACGGGTTGGAGTCACATTTGAACTGGATTCCAGATATTGAAGAGGTGAACAACGTGAAAATGAATTTCCCGATTATCGCCGACGACGAAAAGAAGGTAGCGGAATTGTACGACATGATTCATCCGAATGCCTCTGAAAAGGCCACAGTGCGTTCAGTGTTTATTATCGGGCCGGATAAGAAAATCAAATTGACTTTGACTTACCCTGCATCGACTGGCCGTAACTTTACCGAACTTTTGAGAGTGATCGACAGCTTGCAATTGACTGCAAACCATGCTGTGGCTACACCGGCAGATTGGCAAGATGGCGACGATACAATAGTGGTGCCCAGCATTTCGACTGAAGACGCCAAAGTGAAATTTAGCAAAGGCGTGAAAGAAGTGAAGCCTTATTTGCGTTATACTCCGCAGCCGAATAAATAA
- a CDS encoding glycoside hydrolase family 25 protein — translation MRKRKNHSTLTDRILNTVFSYRGLKTFVFMGLVAFYPLAVADGMRPLMHAQVHLRIPLHYQTHGIDISHHNGTVDWQKATAYNQHFSSVKFCFLKATEGGDMVDETFQANWEELKSLHVKRGAYHYFKPHTDVRLQALNYILNVKFDKGDFVPVLDWEEEGYTQNTQELIGNVRQWLQMIEKHYGVKPIIYTNRIIYRKYIYNHFDDYPLWISHYNVAELDGYDLSNVYFWQYSMNGKVEGIQTPVDFNVFLKDKFDYERITFRQ, via the coding sequence ATGAGGAAAAGAAAAAACCATAGTACACTTACAGACCGGATATTGAATACGGTATTCAGTTACAGGGGACTTAAAACTTTTGTTTTCATGGGTTTGGTTGCTTTTTACCCGCTCGCGGTGGCGGATGGCATGCGACCTCTAATGCATGCCCAAGTGCATCTCCGCATTCCGCTGCATTATCAAACACACGGCATCGATATATCCCACCACAACGGTACAGTAGATTGGCAAAAGGCCACAGCTTACAATCAGCATTTTTCATCGGTTAAGTTTTGCTTTTTAAAGGCCACGGAAGGTGGCGATATGGTGGACGAGACTTTTCAGGCGAACTGGGAAGAATTGAAATCACTGCATGTCAAAAGAGGAGCTTATCATTATTTCAAACCGCACACCGATGTACGTTTGCAAGCACTCAATTATATTTTGAACGTAAAATTCGACAAAGGAGATTTTGTGCCCGTGCTCGATTGGGAAGAAGAAGGTTACACGCAAAATACCCAAGAATTGATCGGAAATGTACGCCAATGGCTGCAAATGATCGAAAAGCATTACGGTGTGAAGCCCATTATCTATACCAACAGGATTATTTACAGAAAATATATTTATAATCATTTCGACGATTATCCGCTTTGGATTTCACATTATAATGTGGCCGAATTGGATGGATATGATCTTTCGAATGTGTATTTTTGGCAATATTCAATGAATGGAAAAGTGGAGGGGATTCAAACGCCCGTCGATTTTAACGTCTTTCTCAAAGATAAATTCGACTACGAGAGAATCACCTTCAGACAATAA